In the Candidatus Methylomirabilota bacterium genome, one interval contains:
- a CDS encoding gluconate 2-dehydrogenase subunit 3 family protein: MSDPEADMEKMSRRSFFKGAGAVAAAVAVAPGCERPAPPRPPYSFFNADEASFVEAAVARLIPADETGPGALEAAVPTYLDRQLGGAWGGGERLYRSGPWQPGKPEQGYQLRFTPAELFRAAMRAIIEDLRATNRGSFAKLPAEDQDAYLRTLERESKDLGGVPSNIFFGSLLEMTIEGFFSDPVHGGNKDMVGWKLIGFPGAYANYYELVDQHGIAFKPPPMSLAQSAGDHAHPEPAPKRN, from the coding sequence GTGAGCGACCCGGAGGCCGACATGGAGAAGATGTCACGCCGCTCCTTCTTCAAGGGGGCCGGGGCGGTGGCGGCCGCGGTCGCGGTCGCGCCGGGATGTGAGCGGCCCGCGCCGCCGCGTCCGCCGTATTCGTTCTTCAACGCCGACGAGGCCTCCTTCGTCGAGGCCGCGGTGGCCCGGCTGATTCCCGCGGACGAGACCGGGCCGGGGGCACTCGAGGCCGCCGTTCCCACGTACCTCGACCGGCAGCTCGGCGGGGCGTGGGGTGGCGGCGAGCGCCTGTACCGCAGTGGGCCATGGCAGCCCGGCAAGCCCGAGCAGGGGTACCAGCTGCGGTTCACCCCGGCCGAGCTGTTCCGAGCCGCCATGCGGGCGATCATCGAGGACCTTCGCGCGACGAATCGAGGCAGCTTCGCCAAGCTGCCGGCCGAGGATCAGGACGCGTATCTGCGAACCCTCGAGCGCGAGTCGAAGGACCTGGGCGGGGTGCCCTCGAACATCTTCTTCGGGTCGCTGCTGGAGATGACGATCGAGGGGTTCTTCTCCGATCCGGTCCACGGCGGCAACAAGGACATGGTGGGCTGGAAGCTCATCGGCTTTCCGGGAGCGTACGCCAACTACTACGAGCTCGTCGACCAGCACGGCATCGCGTTCAAGCCTCCGCCCATGAGCCTGGCGCAGAGCGCCGGCGACCACGCGCACCCCGAGCCGGCTCCGAAGCGGAACTGA
- a CDS encoding c-type cytochrome: MRAPIVAAMMGLLGVLPPAAQAQLVVPSGQSLRQRPPAAQLCVGCHGARGEADLATGVPRIAAQSRYYLTKQLDDYAAGRRRHPAMEAMARILSRDDRAAYAAYYSQLEAPAPGRSAGGPPSERGRLLATIGDARRGVQACANCHGPDGVGQPPTSPYLAGLDASFISADLNAWKGGGRSNDDSGQMTAIAKALPPEDIAAVARYYASLPPPRPGPPDIVQSVLHRRAAPGRIPSATQSGEPSRRDRAGVEQGAPMTGGTQGAGGGAATDAPAAGRAPEQPSSVIYNVPVRDGDPARGRRLVASGAHGCAACHTIPGIRAARGVVGPPLGGLARRSFIAGGLPNNASALVAFLQDPPAFVPNTGMPNVGLRLEEARDIAAFLSTLERARAW; the protein is encoded by the coding sequence ATGAGGGCGCCGATCGTCGCCGCCATGATGGGCTTGCTGGGCGTGCTGCCGCCGGCGGCGCAGGCGCAGCTCGTCGTGCCCTCGGGGCAGTCGCTTCGGCAGCGGCCACCCGCCGCGCAGCTCTGCGTCGGCTGTCACGGGGCCCGGGGGGAGGCCGATCTCGCGACGGGCGTCCCGCGCATCGCGGCGCAGTCGCGGTATTACCTCACCAAGCAGCTCGACGACTACGCCGCCGGTCGCCGGCGGCACCCGGCCATGGAGGCGATGGCCAGGATCCTGTCGCGCGATGACCGAGCCGCCTACGCGGCGTATTACTCGCAGCTCGAGGCCCCCGCGCCCGGGCGGAGCGCCGGCGGGCCGCCGTCCGAGCGCGGCCGACTCCTGGCGACCATCGGCGACGCGCGGCGTGGCGTGCAGGCGTGCGCGAACTGTCACGGTCCCGACGGCGTCGGCCAGCCTCCGACCTCTCCGTACCTGGCCGGTCTCGACGCGAGCTTCATCAGCGCGGACCTGAACGCCTGGAAGGGCGGGGGACGGAGCAACGACGACAGCGGGCAGATGACCGCGATTGCCAAGGCCCTGCCCCCCGAAGACATCGCGGCGGTTGCTCGATACTATGCGAGCCTCCCGCCGCCCAGGCCCGGGCCTCCGGATATCGTGCAGTCGGTACTCCACCGCCGAGCGGCCCCGGGGCGCATTCCATCCGCCACCCAGTCCGGCGAGCCGTCTCGACGCGACCGCGCCGGTGTCGAGCAAGGCGCGCCGATGACCGGAGGCACGCAAGGCGCCGGCGGCGGAGCCGCGACCGACGCGCCGGCAGCCGGCCGCGCGCCGGAGCAGCCCAGCAGCGTCATCTACAACGTGCCCGTGCGCGACGGCGACCCGGCGCGGGGGCGACGCCTCGTGGCCAGCGGCGCGCACGGCTGCGCGGCCTGTCATACGATTCCCGGCATCCGGGCCGCGAGGGGCGTCGTCGGTCCGCCGCTGGGCGGCCTGGCCCGCCGCAGCTTCATTGCGGGCGGCTTGCCGAACAACGCGAGCGCGCTCGTGGCCTTTCTCCAGGATCCGCCGGCGTTCGTGCCGAACACCGGAATGCCGAACGTCGGGCTGAGGCTCGAGGAGGCGCGGGACATCGCGGCGTTTCTCTCGACACTGGAGCGAGCGCGTGCATGGTGA
- a CDS encoding glycosyl hydrolase family 65 protein translates to MTGWALVYEGFDPAQERLRETLCTLGNGYFATRGAAAESAADSVHYPGTYIAGCYDRLPSVIEGRTLEHEDLVNAPNWLPTTFRRPGEPWFSLHDVEVLSYRQELDLRRGILLRDLQVRDRAGRTTRVESRRLVSMASPHLAALETIVTPVDWSGPLEIRAALDARVVNDLVARYRQLAKDHLVPIVTTRARRDGLFLKVRTHQSEVVIAQAARLRVDVDGRPVDDPGRVTEEPRYIARDIVVEATAGRPVRIGKTVALYTSRDHAISECGLDASTALARAGDFDDLLHAHALAWKHLWATFDVELEVDGEPVSPGNGGLATAALVRLHVFHLLQTASPHTRDLDVGVPARGLHGEAYRGHVFWDELFIFPFLNLRMPEITRALLLYRYRRLEEARVAARAAGYRGAMFPWQSGSNGREETDTQFYNPRSGRWMEDHSHVQRHVGAAIAYNIWQYYEVTGDLEFLVDYGAEMLLDMARFWASATTYDPALDRYGIHGVMGPDEYHDRYPGADRPGLSNNAYTNVMAVWVLRRARAVLDLLPDSVGHRLRDRLGLTEAEIAGWETISRRMRLVFHADGILSQFEGYEALEEFDWEGYRQRYRDLYRLDFILEAEGDSTANYKLSKQPDVLMLFYLFSSDELRELFEHLGYPFDAQTIPRTIDYYYRRSVHDSSLSRVADAWVLARADRPASWDVFMEGLVTDVADIQGGTTPEGIHLGAMAGTVDVLQRCYTGIELRDDVLRLNPRLPEALGRLRLWVRYRGQSLRIELEGRAIQVQAMHCVAPAIRVVINGKTYELAASEHCAVELT, encoded by the coding sequence GTGACCGGCTGGGCGCTCGTCTACGAAGGGTTCGACCCCGCGCAGGAGCGGCTGCGCGAGACGCTGTGCACGCTCGGCAACGGCTATTTCGCGACGCGCGGCGCGGCCGCGGAGAGCGCCGCGGACTCCGTGCACTATCCGGGGACCTACATCGCCGGATGCTACGACCGCCTGCCGAGCGTCATCGAGGGCCGCACCCTCGAGCACGAGGATCTCGTCAACGCGCCCAACTGGCTGCCGACGACGTTCCGGCGCCCCGGCGAGCCGTGGTTCTCCCTGCACGACGTGGAGGTGCTGTCGTACCGGCAGGAGCTCGACCTGCGGCGCGGCATCCTGCTGCGCGATCTGCAGGTCCGCGACCGGGCCGGCCGTACCACACGGGTGGAGAGCCGCCGGCTGGTCTCCATGGCGTCGCCCCACCTGGCCGCGCTCGAGACGATCGTCACCCCGGTGGACTGGTCGGGCCCGCTCGAGATCCGCGCCGCGCTCGACGCCCGCGTCGTGAACGATCTCGTGGCGCGGTATCGGCAGCTCGCCAAGGACCATCTGGTGCCGATCGTCACGACACGCGCCCGCCGCGACGGCCTCTTCCTGAAGGTGCGGACGCACCAGTCGGAGGTCGTGATCGCGCAGGCGGCCCGGCTTCGTGTGGACGTGGATGGCCGGCCGGTCGATGACCCGGGCCGGGTCACCGAGGAGCCGCGATACATCGCGCGGGACATCGTCGTCGAAGCGACCGCGGGGCGGCCGGTCCGGATCGGGAAGACGGTGGCGCTCTACACCTCACGGGACCACGCCATCAGCGAATGTGGCCTGGACGCGAGCACCGCGCTCGCGCGCGCGGGGGATTTCGACGACCTGCTGCATGCGCATGCGCTGGCGTGGAAGCACCTGTGGGCGACGTTCGACGTGGAGCTCGAGGTCGACGGTGAGCCCGTGTCCCCCGGCAATGGCGGGCTCGCCACCGCCGCCCTGGTCCGGCTGCACGTCTTCCATCTGCTGCAGACCGCCTCGCCGCACACGAGGGATCTCGACGTGGGCGTGCCCGCGCGGGGTCTCCACGGCGAGGCCTACCGCGGGCACGTGTTCTGGGACGAGCTGTTCATCTTCCCGTTCTTGAACCTGCGCATGCCGGAGATCACGCGCGCGCTGCTGCTGTACCGCTATCGGCGGCTCGAGGAGGCGCGGGTGGCGGCCCGGGCCGCCGGCTACCGCGGGGCGATGTTCCCCTGGCAGAGCGGCAGCAACGGGCGCGAGGAGACGGACACCCAGTTCTACAACCCGCGCTCCGGGCGCTGGATGGAAGACCACTCGCACGTGCAACGGCACGTGGGGGCGGCCATCGCCTACAACATCTGGCAGTACTACGAGGTCACCGGTGACCTCGAGTTTCTCGTCGACTACGGCGCCGAGATGCTGCTCGACATGGCGCGCTTCTGGGCGAGCGCGACCACCTACGATCCGGCACTCGATCGGTACGGGATCCACGGCGTGATGGGCCCGGACGAGTACCACGACCGCTATCCCGGCGCCGATCGACCCGGATTGAGCAACAACGCCTACACCAACGTCATGGCGGTGTGGGTGCTGCGGCGCGCGCGGGCGGTGCTGGACCTCCTGCCCGACTCGGTCGGCCATCGCCTGCGTGACCGGCTCGGCCTCACCGAGGCGGAGATCGCCGGATGGGAGACGATCAGCCGGCGGATGCGGCTGGTCTTCCACGCCGACGGCATCCTGAGCCAGTTCGAGGGATACGAGGCGCTCGAGGAGTTCGACTGGGAGGGATATCGGCAGCGCTACCGCGATCTCTACCGGCTCGACTTCATTCTCGAGGCCGAGGGCGACAGCACCGCCAACTACAAGCTCTCCAAGCAGCCGGACGTCCTGATGCTGTTCTATCTCTTCTCGTCCGACGAGCTGCGCGAGCTGTTCGAGCATCTCGGCTACCCGTTCGACGCCCAGACGATCCCGAGGACCATCGACTACTATTACCGTCGCAGCGTCCACGACTCGTCGCTGAGTCGCGTGGCCGATGCCTGGGTGCTGGCCCGGGCGGACCGCCCGGCGTCGTGGGACGTCTTCATGGAAGGGCTCGTGACGGACGTGGCCGACATCCAGGGCGGGACCACGCCCGAGGGGATCCACCTCGGCGCCATGGCGGGCACGGTCGACGTCCTGCAGCGCTGCTACACGGGCATCGAGCTGCGCGACGACGTCCTCCGGCTCAACCCGCGCCTGCCGGAGGCGCTCGGGCGACTGCGACTGTGGGTGCGCTACCGGGGGCAGTCGCTGCGCATCGAGCTCGAGGGCCGGGCCATCCAGGTGCAGGCGATGCACTGCGTGGCGCCCGCGATTCGCGTCGTGATCAACGGCAAGACGTACGAGCTGGCGGCGTCCGAGCACTGCGCCGTCGAGCTGACGTGA
- a CDS encoding beta-phosphoglucomutase family hydrolase translates to MIIDLSAFDAFLFDLDGVITRTAELHAAAWKTLFDEYLAADAARRSAPFVPFDIAVDYRAYVDGKPRRAGVRDFLVSRNVRLPEGTPHDEPTAETVHGLGKRKDRYFLDLLEREGIAVYQSAIALVREARAQGVKTAVVSSSRNTARVLRVAHLTDLFQVRVDGALAARVGLAGKPDPAMFLEAARRLGVLPARSVVFEDATAGVEAGRRGEFGLVVGVGDADHAEGLRQHGAHVVVADLGTIRLTPRARAAS, encoded by the coding sequence ATGATCATCGACCTGTCGGCGTTCGATGCGTTCCTGTTCGATCTGGACGGGGTCATCACCCGGACCGCGGAGCTGCACGCCGCCGCGTGGAAGACGCTCTTCGATGAGTACCTGGCCGCGGACGCCGCGCGTCGCTCCGCGCCGTTCGTGCCGTTCGACATCGCGGTCGACTATCGCGCCTACGTGGACGGTAAGCCGCGCCGGGCGGGAGTCCGCGACTTCCTGGTCTCGCGGAACGTCCGCCTGCCCGAGGGCACCCCGCACGACGAACCGACCGCCGAGACCGTGCACGGGCTGGGCAAGCGGAAGGATCGATACTTCCTCGATCTGCTCGAGCGGGAGGGCATCGCGGTGTACCAATCGGCCATCGCGCTGGTCCGCGAGGCGCGCGCACAGGGCGTGAAGACCGCGGTGGTCTCGTCGAGCCGCAACACCGCGCGGGTCCTTCGCGTCGCTCACCTGACCGACCTCTTCCAGGTGCGCGTCGACGGTGCCCTGGCCGCGCGCGTCGGGTTGGCGGGCAAGCCGGACCCCGCGATGTTCCTGGAGGCGGCGCGCCGTCTCGGCGTGCTGCCGGCGAGGAGCGTCGTCTTCGAGGACGCGACGGCCGGCGTCGAGGCCGGTCGGCGCGGCGAGTTCGGCCTCGTGGTGGGGGTGGGCGATGCCGACCACGCCGAGGGCCTGCGACAGCATGGCGCGCATGTCGTCGTCGCCGATCTCGGCACCATACGACTCACGCCGCGGGCCCGGGCCGCCTCGTGA
- a CDS encoding VTT domain-containing protein, which produces MESVDAFIRQYGYSALFVGMVLEQFVPPMPGEPLLLGAGALAGTGHLRLWLAGTLALAGTVVGDLLWYEVGRRGGQRVMKWLCRISIEPDSCVRRGEETFAHRGASALLIAKFLPGLNSIGQPLAGALGMPRFRFLVFDVLGAVLWVGLYVGLGYTLHDQLAEAAALAERLGLWAVVVVAGAFGFYLGVKVTRRQLFLRQLRIARITVDELVRKLDAGEPVSIIDLRHDLDVQAEPIGIPGAVHMTPSALEQRRALIPRDRDVVLYCS; this is translated from the coding sequence ATGGAAAGCGTGGACGCGTTCATCCGCCAGTACGGGTACTCGGCGCTCTTCGTGGGCATGGTCCTGGAGCAGTTCGTGCCGCCCATGCCGGGGGAGCCCCTGCTGCTCGGGGCGGGAGCCCTGGCCGGGACCGGCCATCTCCGTCTGTGGCTCGCGGGCACGCTGGCGCTGGCGGGCACGGTCGTGGGCGATCTCCTGTGGTACGAGGTCGGCCGCCGCGGCGGCCAGCGAGTCATGAAGTGGCTGTGCCGTATCTCGATCGAGCCCGACAGCTGTGTGCGCCGGGGTGAGGAGACGTTCGCGCACCGTGGCGCCAGCGCCCTCCTGATCGCGAAGTTCCTGCCCGGGCTCAACAGCATCGGACAGCCGCTGGCGGGGGCCCTCGGCATGCCGAGATTTCGCTTCCTGGTGTTCGACGTGCTCGGGGCCGTGCTGTGGGTGGGGCTCTACGTCGGCCTGGGCTACACCCTTCACGACCAGCTCGCCGAGGCCGCCGCACTCGCCGAGCGGCTGGGCCTCTGGGCGGTCGTGGTCGTCGCCGGCGCCTTCGGCTTCTACCTGGGCGTCAAGGTCACCCGGCGCCAGCTCTTCCTCCGCCAGCTGCGCATCGCGCGGATCACCGTCGACGAGCTCGTGCGGAAGCTGGACGCGGGCGAGCCGGTGTCGATCATCGATCTCCGGCACGACCTGGACGTGCAGGCCGAGCCGATCGGCATCCCGGGGGCGGTGCACATGACTCCCTCCGCGCTCGAGCAGCGCCGCGCCCTGATCCCGCGCGACCGGGACGTGGTGCTCTACTGCTCCTGA
- a CDS encoding GMC family oxidoreductase, with amino-acid sequence MTTTRREVDAVLIGVGLVGTVLGRELTRAGLTVVGLERGRPRDTVPDFQGPKMHDELRYATRLELMQDTAQETLTFRHTVRDTALPMRRWASFLPGTGLGGSLVHWNGQTFRYQEDDFRQRSRLVERYGRGFIPADVTIRDWGVSAAELEPHFDRFEYLLGVSGKAGNLNGRKIPGGNVFEDPRSREYPTPPQKEPYGSAIFRKAAEDLGYHPYPQPSCNLSQPYTNPEGLSLRTCTFCGYCERFACEHFAKSSPQTVLLPVLLNDRNFELRTGCRVLRINVDQSRTVATGVTYVDAQGQEVEQRARLVILGAYALNNVRLLLLSQIGRPYDPTTGRGVVGSNYAYQTMSYPQVFYDESVNINPFMRSGANGTVISDFASDNFDHGPLGFIGGAYIGEIMTNGRPIGFHPVPPGTPAWGAAWKKAVVRHYNHTSTINVHGGSVATRQNYLDLDPTYKDAWGQPLLRMTFDFPENDIKMSAYVTRKAIEIGEAMGGRLVAGSPRKGPYDITEYQTTHNSGGTIMGTDPSTSVVNRYLQSWDVSNLFVIGASNYPQNACYNPTDTLGALAYWSADAIVTKYLKSPGPLIRR; translated from the coding sequence ATGACCACGACGCGCCGTGAGGTCGACGCGGTCCTGATCGGGGTCGGGCTCGTCGGCACGGTGCTCGGCCGCGAGCTGACGCGGGCGGGCCTCACCGTGGTCGGTCTGGAACGCGGTCGGCCGCGCGATACGGTTCCGGATTTCCAGGGGCCAAAGATGCACGACGAGCTGCGCTACGCGACGCGCCTGGAGCTGATGCAGGACACCGCCCAGGAGACGCTCACGTTCCGGCACACGGTGCGCGACACCGCCTTGCCCATGCGCCGCTGGGCGAGCTTTCTGCCGGGAACCGGGCTCGGCGGGTCGCTGGTGCACTGGAACGGCCAGACGTTCCGCTACCAGGAGGACGATTTTCGACAGCGAAGCCGTCTCGTCGAGCGCTATGGGCGAGGATTCATTCCGGCCGATGTCACCATCCGGGACTGGGGCGTGAGCGCCGCGGAGCTGGAGCCCCACTTCGATCGGTTCGAGTACCTGCTGGGAGTGAGTGGCAAGGCCGGCAACCTCAACGGCCGGAAGATTCCGGGGGGCAACGTCTTCGAAGACCCGCGCTCGCGCGAGTATCCCACTCCTCCGCAGAAGGAGCCGTACGGCTCGGCCATCTTCCGCAAGGCCGCCGAAGACCTCGGGTACCACCCGTACCCGCAGCCCTCGTGCAACCTCAGCCAGCCGTACACCAACCCCGAGGGACTCAGCCTCCGGACGTGCACGTTCTGCGGGTACTGCGAGCGCTTCGCCTGCGAGCATTTCGCCAAGTCGTCTCCCCAGACGGTGCTGCTTCCGGTGCTCCTGAACGACCGCAACTTCGAGCTGCGCACGGGCTGTCGCGTGCTGCGGATCAACGTCGACCAGAGTCGGACGGTGGCGACGGGGGTCACGTACGTCGACGCGCAGGGACAGGAAGTGGAGCAGCGGGCGCGACTGGTCATCCTCGGGGCCTACGCACTGAACAACGTGCGCTTGCTGCTGCTCTCGCAGATCGGGCGGCCCTACGACCCCACCACCGGTCGGGGAGTCGTGGGAAGCAACTACGCGTACCAGACGATGAGCTACCCCCAGGTCTTCTACGACGAGAGCGTCAACATCAATCCGTTCATGCGCTCCGGCGCCAACGGCACCGTCATCTCGGACTTCGCGTCAGACAACTTCGATCATGGCCCGCTCGGGTTCATCGGCGGCGCCTACATCGGGGAGATCATGACGAACGGCCGTCCCATCGGGTTCCATCCGGTGCCGCCCGGCACGCCCGCGTGGGGCGCGGCGTGGAAGAAGGCGGTGGTGCGCCACTACAACCATACCTCCACGATCAACGTTCACGGCGGGTCGGTGGCGACGCGCCAGAACTACCTCGACCTCGATCCGACGTACAAGGACGCGTGGGGTCAGCCGCTGCTGCGCATGACCTTCGATTTTCCGGAGAACGACATCAAGATGTCCGCCTACGTCACCCGGAAGGCCATCGAGATCGGTGAGGCCATGGGCGGCCGGCTGGTCGCCGGGTCCCCCCGCAAGGGTCCGTACGACATCACGGAATACCAGACGACGCACAACAGCGGCGGCACCATCATGGGGACCGATCCATCGACCAGCGTTGTCAACCGGTATCTGCAGAGCTGGGACGTGTCCAACCTGTTCGTGATCGGCGCCTCGAACTATCCACAGAACGCGTGCTACAACCCCACCGACACGCTGGGGGCGCTGGCCTACTGGTCGGCGGATGCGATCGTGACGAAGTATCTCAAGTCCCCCGGCCCCCTGATCCGCCGATGA